The following coding sequences lie in one Acyrthosiphon pisum isolate AL4f unplaced genomic scaffold, pea_aphid_22Mar2018_4r6ur Scaffold_16;HRSCAF=65, whole genome shotgun sequence genomic window:
- the LOC115034624 gene encoding protein ALP1-like translates to MRQGLDTEIKVVFVHTHRVYNAEAYSYLRVSEEVRENFITYFNGGMTPAAAKTYHEVQLTSSIDDADNMECIQQLANAQINPTDRQIYQLYETWRYLATGDSHHTIGFSFRVGRTTVSSIVKEVCVELWNVLQPLYLATPTEEVWKNSEIGFRELWNFPNCIGSIDGKHVRIKCPPKTGSSFFCYKNFCSIVLLGIVDPNYKFLIVDIGSYGRHSDSSIFENSSFYREFIQGKTILPPKPLPGTTTPVPHVFVGDEGFKLETFLMRPFPRAVVAQNEAKKVFNKRLSRARRVVENAFGILAQKWRVFFRPIELEVDTAEHVVKAACCLHNYLRSTSTIENEP, encoded by the exons ATGCGTCAAGGTTTAGACACAGAAATAAAG GTAGTATTTGTCCATACTCATAGAGTTTATAATGCTGAAGCATATAGCTACCTTAGAGTAAGTGAGGAGGTCCGCGAAAATttcattacctattttaatgGTGGAATGACCCCTGCTGCTGCTAAAACATATCACGAAGTACAACTCACTAGTTCTATTGACGATGCGGATAATATGGAGTGCATTCAACAATTAGCTAATGCACAAATCAATCCTACCGATCGTCAAATATATCAACTATATGAAACATGGAg atatTTGGCAACAGGAGATTCACATCATACTATAGGTTTTTCTTTCCGAGTCGGACGTACTACTGTTTCTAGCATAGTGAAAGAAGTATGTGTAGAGCTATGGAATGTTTTACAGCCTTTATATCTGGCTACACCTACAGAAGAAGTATGGAAAAATTCAGAAATTGGATTTAGAGAGCTTTGGAATTTTCCCAACTGCATAGGAAGCATAGACGGAAAACACGTGAGAATAAAATGTCCTCCTAAGACTGGGTCAAGttttttttgctataaaaatttttgttcaatagtTCTGCTTGGCATAGTAGATCCTAACTACAAGtttttaattgttgatattGGTAGTTATGGCCGTCATAGTGACAGTAGTATTTTTGAGAATTCATCCTTTTATCGCGAGTTCATACAGGGTAAAACTATTTTACCACCTAAACCTTTACCTGGAACAACCACCCCAGTCCCACATGTTTTCGTAGGTGACGAAGGTTTTAAACTAGAAACTTTTTTAATGCGCCCCTTTCCGAGAGCTGTAGTTGCACAAAATGAAgctaaaaaagtattcaataagCGACTAAGCAGAGCACGACGTGTTGTCGAAAATGCCTTTGGTATTTTGGCACAAAAGTGGCGAGTCTTTTTTAGACCTATTGAATTAGAAGTAGATACTGCAGAACATGTTGTCAAGGCAGCTTGTTGTTTACACAATTATCTCCGAAGTACCTCTACAATTGAAAACGAACCATAA